A single genomic interval of Bacteroidota bacterium harbors:
- the selD gene encoding selenide, water dikinase SelD, whose translation MEQDKIKLTQFSPGAGCGCKISPMILEEIIKKGNREVFEKLLVGHESKDDAAVYDLGNGTAVISTTDFFMPITDDAYDFGRIASANAISDVYAMGGMPLMAISILGWPLTKLEPSLAHEVIEGSRSICSSAGIPLAGGHSIDSLEPIFGLAVTGIVDIKNIKRNNTAEAGCSLFLTKPLGIGILSTAQKKGLLADVHSVTARDLMIQLNTVGYELGKLECVKAMTDVTGFGLLGHLLEMCEGSGLNAEIDYNAIPKIKGIESYIAQDCIPGGTKRNFKSYGSKVCELSETQKAILCDPQTSGGLLIAVSPWGEEIFFHTMHAAGYEVEPIGALTQRSDDGPFIRIQ comes from the coding sequence ATGGAACAGGACAAGATAAAACTCACGCAATTTAGTCCGGGTGCAGGTTGCGGATGTAAAATATCGCCGATGATTCTCGAAGAAATTATCAAAAAAGGCAATCGCGAAGTATTTGAAAAGTTGCTTGTCGGTCATGAAAGCAAAGACGATGCGGCGGTGTATGATTTGGGCAATGGAACAGCCGTGATAAGCACTACTGATTTTTTTATGCCCATTACCGATGATGCTTATGACTTTGGACGCATCGCATCTGCCAATGCTATCAGCGATGTGTATGCCATGGGAGGCATGCCTTTGATGGCAATCTCCATATTGGGCTGGCCATTAACAAAGCTGGAGCCATCATTGGCACATGAAGTTATTGAAGGAAGCCGCAGCATCTGCAGCTCTGCCGGTATTCCGCTCGCGGGCGGGCACAGCATCGATTCACTTGAGCCAATATTCGGGCTTGCGGTGACGGGGATTGTTGATATAAAAAATATAAAACGCAATAACACTGCTGAAGCCGGATGTTCGCTTTTTCTTACCAAACCGCTTGGTATCGGAATATTGTCGACAGCTCAAAAAAAAGGACTGCTTGCTGATGTGCATTCCGTTACTGCGCGTGACCTGATGATTCAGTTGAACACCGTGGGTTATGAGCTGGGCAAACTTGAATGTGTTAAAGCCATGACCGATGTTACCGGATTCGGATTACTCGGTCATTTGCTTGAAATGTGCGAAGGCAGCGGTCTGAACGCAGAAATTGATTACAACGCAATTCCAAAAATCAAGGGAATTGAATCATACATTGCGCAGGACTGTATTCCCGGAGGCACCAAACGGAATTTTAAAAGTTACGGTTCAAAAGTGTGTGAATTAAGCGAAACACAAAAAGCCATTCTGTGCGATCCGCAAACAAGCGGCGGTCTTTTGATAGCCGTAAGTCCGTGGGGCGAAGAAATATTTTTCCACACTATGCATGCTGCCGGCTACGAAGTTGAACCAATAGGCGCACTTACGCAGCGCAGTGACGATGGGCCGTTCATTCGAATACAATAA
- the mnmH gene encoding tRNA 2-selenouridine(34) synthase MnmH, producing the protein MPTILNISEFLDMGANGPVFDVRSPAEYKKGHIPGAINAPIFDDAERASVGTAYVKQGREQAVIKGLELIGSKMHVYAKNMLSTCAEKTAFIYCWRGGMRSRSVAFLLEMAGCKAFLPEGGYKSYRNLLLREFEKDSNVVVLGGLTGSGKTDCLLELERLGGQVLDIEGIAKHKGSAFGHIGLEEQPSTEHFQNLLFEKWHTFDLTKPIFLEDENSDLGKVNLPEPLFAKIRSSNIIILEMPVNIRVQKLVTEYTGTDDELLTAAVKRLERRLGSENMQKAVSDIENGNYHGACEILLTYYDKAYLKSVDNRDKQTIVNIHTDTADARTNAELILKQLKEHQWNRTR; encoded by the coding sequence TTGCCTACGATTCTCAATATCTCCGAATTTCTTGACATGGGCGCCAACGGACCCGTTTTTGATGTGCGCTCTCCGGCTGAATATAAGAAAGGACATATTCCCGGAGCTATCAATGCGCCCATTTTTGATGATGCGGAACGGGCTTCCGTAGGCACAGCATACGTTAAGCAGGGTCGCGAACAGGCTGTTATCAAAGGGCTGGAGCTTATCGGAAGTAAAATGCATGTGTATGCCAAAAACATGTTGAGCACCTGTGCTGAAAAAACTGCGTTTATTTATTGCTGGCGTGGCGGCATGCGCAGCCGCAGCGTTGCGTTCTTACTGGAAATGGCAGGCTGCAAAGCATTTTTGCCTGAAGGCGGATATAAAAGTTATCGTAATTTATTGTTGCGTGAATTTGAAAAAGACTCGAATGTAGTTGTGCTTGGCGGCCTTACCGGAAGTGGAAAAACAGACTGTCTGCTCGAACTCGAACGGCTTGGCGGGCAGGTGCTCGACATCGAAGGTATTGCAAAGCATAAAGGCTCAGCATTCGGTCACATTGGACTTGAAGAGCAGCCGTCCACAGAGCATTTTCAGAATCTGCTTTTTGAGAAATGGCACACCTTTGACCTCACAAAACCAATTTTTCTTGAAGATGAAAATTCCGACCTGGGCAAAGTGAATTTGCCGGAGCCGCTGTTCGCGAAAATTCGGTCATCGAATATTATTATTTTGGAAATGCCCGTAAATATCAGAGTTCAGAAATTGGTAACAGAATATACAGGCACCGATGATGAACTTCTTACAGCGGCCGTGAAACGTCTGGAACGCCGCCTTGGGAGTGAAAATATGCAAAAAGCAGTAAGCGATATAGAGAACGGAAACTATCACGGAGCCTGTGAAATATTGCTCACCTATTATGATAAAGCGTATCTTAAAAGTGTTGATAACAGGGATAAACAGACGATTGTGAACATACATACCGATACTGCCGATGCGCGAACCAATGCTGAATTAATTTTAAAACAGTTAAAAGAACATCAATGGAACAGGACAAGATAA
- a CDS encoding NAD-dependent deacylase, which produces MKKIVVLTGAGVSAESGIKTFRDANGLWEEHRVEDVATFDAWVKNQELVLEFYNQRRKQLVNVEPNAAHYALVRLEQKYNVHIITQNVDDLHERAGSTKILHLHGELLKSRSTVDESLVYDIDGWELKTGMFCEKGSQLRPHIVWFGEAVPNIVPAAEIVRNADIAIVIGTSMQVYPAAGLIEYVHHSKQKYYIDPNAGPINYIRNLEVIKKNAGIGVPLLVDRLLNEA; this is translated from the coding sequence ATGAAAAAAATTGTGGTCCTTACAGGAGCCGGCGTCAGTGCCGAAAGTGGCATTAAGACATTTCGTGATGCCAACGGTTTGTGGGAAGAACACCGTGTAGAAGATGTTGCCACCTTTGATGCGTGGGTGAAAAATCAGGAGCTGGTGCTCGAATTTTACAATCAGCGGCGCAAACAGCTTGTAAACGTTGAACCCAATGCGGCACATTATGCTTTGGTGCGGCTTGAGCAAAAATATAACGTACATATCATCACACAAAATGTGGACGATTTGCACGAACGTGCCGGTTCCACAAAAATACTGCACTTGCATGGCGAACTGCTGAAATCAAGAAGCACGGTTGACGAAAGCCTCGTGTATGATATCGACGGATGGGAGCTGAAAACCGGTATGTTTTGCGAAAAAGGCTCTCAACTCAGACCTCATATCGTTTGGTTTGGAGAAGCTGTTCCCAACATTGTACCTGCCGCAGAAATTGTGCGTAATGCTGATATTGCCATTGTTATTGGAACATCAATGCAGGTATATCCTGCCGCCGGTCTGATTGAGTATGTGCATCATTCAAAACAAAAATATTACATCGACCCCAATGCCGGGCCAATCAATTATATCCGTAATCTTGAGGTAATTAAAAAAAATGCAGGCATTGGTGTACCTTTGCTTGTTGACAGACTTTTGAACGAAGCATAA
- a CDS encoding type II toxin-antitoxin system RelE/ParE family toxin — MTVQFDRSFEKSLRYIHDKGLLLRLKRAILQIENASSLTELPVIKKLTGFNSFYRIRIGDYRIGLEIINKNTIRFIIIAHRKDIYKIFP, encoded by the coding sequence ATGACGGTTCAGTTCGACAGATCCTTTGAAAAGTCATTAAGGTATATTCATGACAAGGGTTTACTTCTGAGGCTTAAACGAGCTATCCTTCAAATTGAAAATGCATCGTCTCTCACAGAACTGCCGGTCATCAAAAAATTAACCGGATTCAACTCTTTTTACAGAATCAGGATTGGCGATTACCGCATCGGTCTTGAAATAATTAACAAAAACACCATCCGATTTATTATCATTGCCCACCGAAAAGATATCTATAAAATCTTCCCTTGA
- a CDS encoding NADP-dependent malic enzyme has translation MEKIHLNLDNLNNIFPDNFSPEQIAKAKTLFLKKLSEEAHAFYEGKIQTVPKAPVPGFNWFNVWYTPGVSKVSTNIRDNNETSYDLSNRGNLVAVVSDSTRVLGDGDCTPPGGLGVMEGKAFLMKYLGGFDAVALCVDSRNEKGENDPEKIIQFVKMAQHSFGAVNLEDISQPNCYKVLDVLREECDIPVWHDDAQGTACVTLAGLINALKLVGKKIGDVKIVLYGAGASNTTIARLLITDGADPEKMTLFDTRGALHAGRDDIKKDPRFYRKWELCESTNPDRVNTMDEAMKGADVLISLSTPGPDTIKKEWVAAMGKKSIVFACANPVPEIYPYAAKEAGAYIVATGRGDFPNQVNNSIGFPGILKGALMVRARKITDTMAIAAAHSLADYAEKRGIDPENIVPTMDEASVFPQEAADVAMQAIKDGVARITLTAEEAFNKAATDIQAARDMAKHMVDYGFIKEPPQEMLEKALEWAVKQVS, from the coding sequence ATGGAGAAAATACATCTTAATCTTGATAATCTGAATAACATTTTTCCGGACAACTTCAGCCCGGAACAGATTGCAAAGGCAAAGACTTTATTTCTGAAAAAACTTTCGGAAGAAGCTCATGCGTTTTATGAAGGTAAGATACAAACAGTTCCTAAAGCCCCGGTACCGGGCTTTAACTGGTTCAACGTATGGTACACTCCGGGAGTATCCAAGGTTTCTACAAACATCCGCGACAATAACGAAACATCGTATGACTTATCGAACCGCGGCAATCTGGTCGCCGTTGTAAGCGATTCAACCCGCGTACTGGGCGACGGCGATTGCACGCCTCCGGGCGGACTGGGTGTGATGGAAGGCAAAGCTTTTTTGATGAAATATCTCGGAGGCTTTGATGCTGTGGCGCTTTGTGTTGACAGCCGCAACGAAAAAGGCGAAAATGATCCTGAAAAAATAATTCAGTTTGTGAAGATGGCACAGCATAGTTTTGGTGCCGTCAACCTCGAAGATATTTCACAACCCAACTGTTATAAAGTTCTTGATGTGCTGCGCGAAGAGTGCGACATCCCCGTTTGGCACGACGATGCACAGGGAACGGCATGTGTTACCCTGGCCGGACTTATCAACGCTCTGAAGCTGGTGGGCAAAAAGATTGGTGATGTAAAAATTGTTCTTTACGGAGCCGGTGCTTCCAATACTACCATTGCACGCCTGCTTATTACCGACGGTGCCGATCCTGAAAAGATGACGCTGTTTGATACCCGCGGTGCTTTGCACGCCGGACGCGACGATATTAAAAAAGATCCCCGTTTTTACCGTAAATGGGAACTCTGCGAAAGCACCAACCCCGACAGGGTGAACACCATGGACGAAGCCATGAAAGGTGCTGATGTGCTTATTTCACTGAGTACGCCGGGACCTGACACTATCAAAAAAGAATGGGTAGCTGCTATGGGGAAAAAATCAATTGTTTTTGCCTGTGCCAATCCCGTTCCTGAGATATATCCGTATGCCGCCAAAGAAGCTGGTGCTTATATTGTTGCAACCGGACGCGGCGACTTCCCCAATCAGGTGAATAACTCCATCGGCTTCCCGGGAATATTAAAAGGCGCCCTGATGGTTCGTGCCAGAAAAATTACGGATACCATGGCCATTGCGGCAGCCCATTCACTGGCCGATTATGCCGAAAAACGCGGCATCGACCCTGAAAATATTGTACCTACCATGGATGAAGCATCGGTATTTCCGCAGGAAGCCGCCGACGTTGCCATGCAGGCTATAAAAGACGGTGTGGCACGCATTACACTTACAGCCGAAGAGGCGTTTAACAAAGCAGCCACCGATATTCAGGCAGCACGCGATATGGCTAAGCATATGGTTGATTATGGTTTTATCAAAGAGCCCCCACAGGAAATGCTTGAAAAAGCGCTGGAATGGGCTGTAAAACAGGTTTCCTGA
- the ruvA gene encoding Holliday junction branch migration protein RuvA yields MITYVTGILTEKNPAYAIIECGGIGYMLNISVNTYSALGEINTPQKLLSYLAIKNEATTPVGMVMYGFATEDERELFVNLISVSGVGSNTARLILSSLITDEVISAIVNGDVNTFQKVKGIGTKTAQKIIIDLRDKFSKWQPSKQILSPGHNRKREEALSALKMLGFPAKAAESAVEKILKTEDPSLTVEGLIKMSLKIL; encoded by the coding sequence ATGATAACATACGTTACAGGTATACTTACCGAAAAAAACCCTGCATACGCAATCATAGAATGCGGCGGTATCGGCTATATGCTGAATATTTCGGTAAATACCTATTCGGCACTGGGCGAGATAAACACCCCGCAAAAGCTGCTTTCGTATCTGGCAATTAAAAATGAAGCCACGACTCCTGTAGGGATGGTGATGTACGGATTTGCAACGGAAGACGAGCGCGAATTATTTGTGAACCTGATTTCTGTAAGCGGCGTTGGATCGAATACTGCCAGACTGATTTTATCATCATTAATAACCGACGAAGTAATATCTGCCATTGTAAACGGCGATGTAAACACGTTTCAGAAGGTAAAAGGCATTGGAACAAAGACTGCGCAAAAGATCATCATCGACCTTCGCGACAAGTTCAGTAAATGGCAGCCATCGAAACAAATTTTGTCGCCCGGACACAATAGAAAGCGCGAAGAAGCGTTATCAGCATTGAAAATGCTTGGCTTTCCCGCGAAAGCGGCAGAATCAGCTGTCGAGAAGATACTTAAAACCGAAGATCCTTCGCTTACGGTAGAAGGACTCATCAAAATGTCATTGAAAATATTATAA